The genomic region GAATCCGTGTTGACAAACGTGATAAGTGTGTCGAAACTTGGCGTATACTTTCTGTAAACCGCTTTATAGGCCAACTGCCAATCGCGAATGGTTTTCAGCTTCTCCTCCACCTTGGCATAACGCTTTTTCTTCAATTGCTCGAACTCTATGGGAGCTTGAATGGAACGATAAGCGAAGTAAGCAGTTACAACTGCCAACGGCAGAAAAACAAATACGAGCACCTTCTGGATGCCTCCGCTCAACATTCCAAGCTTCATCAAAACCGAAAAGATTCCGATTGCCAGAATCAGTGTTCCGCCAAGAAGCCAAAACCCATTCTGTCCTCCAAAAATGGAGTAGAAATCAATAAGCGAACCGCTGATAATGAGTAGTGCCGGGAAAATGAAATCACCAATGTTTTTGCCGAGATTGTTCATTTAGTGCGTGCGTGATAAATGGTCTTAGTTCAGGTTGCGTGCAAAGCTACATTTTTTTTCAAACGGCAAATGTTGTCCTTATTGTGTCTAAGGGACCACTATATTAACATCTGGGAGGTATAAAAACTCGAATTGGTCAACATGGTCTTTTTGAGGGTTGTATAACTTGCGGCCGAAATCCATTTAACTCTGAACTGAAATGAATTTGCTTGGTCGGTTATTTCTGATGGCAACCCTATTGGTTGCACCAAGTGCTTTTGCCCAGACCATTACTGGAAAGATCACAGACGAGTCGAACGGTGAACTGCTGACCGGTGTCAACATCTTCAGTCAGGACAACGTGGGTGCATCTTCCGATCTGGATGGTGCTTATACCTTGAAACTCACCCCTGGAAAACACAAGGTCACATATAAGTTTATCGGTTATGAACCAATAACAAAAGAGTTCAATCTAAAGGCTGGGGAGACGGTTGTTCATAATGTAAAGATGTCAACCGGCAGTACCGCGCTGGATCTTGTAGTGGTTACGGGAAGTGCATTTGAGAAGAAGGTGAGCGATGAGATGGTGACCATTGACGTGGTCAAAGATTATCTGATGGAGAATACCGCGGCACCCGACCTGAAAGCTGCTGTTGCCAAGGTTCCCGGTGTTACCATTATGGACGGACAGGCATCCATTAGGGGCGGTGGAGGCTATAGTTATGGCGTAGGTAGCCGTGTTCAGATGGTGACGGACAACATACCATTGCTTACCGGAGACCTGAAGGATATTCAATGGAATGCCATACCGATGGAGATCGTAGATCAAATTGAGGTGGTGAAAGGCGCATCGAGTGTGCTTTATGGATCGGGTGCGATGAACGGTGTGATCCACGTAAGAACGGGTTGGGCAACAGATAAACCAGAGACAAAATTCCGGATCTATTCCGGGATTTATGGCAATCCCGGCCAGAAGGACGCCAGGTGGTGGGACAAGTCTTCAAGCCCTCTTTTCACTGGGGCGTTCTTCTCCCACAGAAGAAAGATAAAGAACGTGGATCTGGTCATTGGGGCGCATGCCGGCTCCGATCTGAGTTATCTGCAAAGAGGGCAACGCCAAGAGATCCGTGGTAATTGGAAGACCAGAGTGCAATCCGTAAAGGTCAAAGGTTTGAGCTATGGATTGAATGGGTCTGTACAGTATCAGCAGTCCGGGCGTTTCACGCTTTGGGCAAACAACACGGACGGTGCATACAAGCCGTTGGACGGTACTTCATCTGAGGACAAATATCTTTTTGTGAACGTAGATCCTTGGATTCAATACTCGGCAGGCAAATTCGGGATCCATACTTTGAGGTCTCGGTATTACCGCGTTGAGAGAAGGGATGTGGATTGGGAAGACCCATCCGTATCAAATGTGATGTATTTCGATTATCGCTTTCAGAATGAGTTCAAGCACAAATTCACGGTTACGGCAGGAGTGCAATACCAGCACATTTGGTCCTACAGCATACTCTATCAGGACCAAGGTACCTTACTCACGCACAATCCGTCTGTCTATGCACAGGTTGAGAAACGGTTTCTCGATCGAATCTCGCTTCTGGTCGGAGTTCGGGACGAATGGAACAATGTCATTGGCCTGCGCAAGCAGACGAGTAAGCCGATCGTGCGGGCAGGAGCCAATTTCAAGGTGGCAAAGGCTACCAATATTAGGATGTCATTCGGACAATCGTTCCGTTTTCCAAGCATTGGAGAGAAGTTCATCAGCGCCAGTTTGGGGCCGATCAAGATACTTCCCAATCACGATCTTGTGGCAGAATCCGGTTGGTCTGCAGAGTTAGGATTGAAGCAAGGGTTCAAAGTATCGGGTTGGAGAGGATATTTTGATTTTGCTCTTTTCTGGACAGAATTCAAGAACATGGTAGAGTACAGATTTGGTCTGTTTGATGATGGAGAACCAGATCCGATCATTGCCTTCAAGCCATTCAATGTTACCAAAGCTCGGGTGGCAGGTGTAGAATTCGGCCTTACAGGAGAGGGGAAACTCGGTCCTATTCCAGTAAGAGTGTATCTCGGATATACGTTCAATTATCCGGCCGACCTCCAGGCTGATACCACACAGCAGAATGTGGGAGTTTATATGAGAAATTTCTTCTCCAGTATCAAACACTCCGATTCGCTGACGCAGACCTTAAGCATTCTCAAATACCGGACAACACATGTTTTCAAGTCAGATATTGAGTTCGATGTTTGGAAGTTCACAGTGGGTTACAGTTGCCAATACTACAGCTCTATCAATCGGATCGATGATTCGTTCAATGCATTTCTTCCCGGGGTTGCAGAGTATCGGGAAGCCCATACCAACGGTGTTTGGATCATGAATGCTCGCCTTCTGTTCAAGGTTTCCAAGAGTTCGACTTTCGGATTCATCACCAAAAACTTCATGAACGAGTTCTACTCACTCCGTCCTGCCATTATGGAGGCTCCAAGGAGTTTTGCACTTCAATACTCACTGACTCTTTAATGAAGTCACTGACTATGTAAAGAAGGCTGAATAAACTGATAAATGTCCGGGTTTGGAATGGAAATTCCCGTTGTGAGGACTGTTTTGATCATGACGATGACCAGAATGAAAACAATTGTTGGAACAATTGGCCAGCGTTCCCATGTCTTCTGACGTGGAATCTTGAAAGATCCCATCAACATGGCATGAATGATCATGACCAACAGACAGATGATGGCAGCTACAAAGGAAATCGAGTTCGGAATTAGGTTTATGGGAAAAACCACAATTGTGACAATCGTACTTCCAAAAATCACAGGAATGAGTACCTGTTGTCTTAGAAAACGGTAGCGTTCGGCTTCAGAGCCGATCTGTTTGGAAGACCAGGCCGTTTGCAAGAAAGGCTTTGCGTAGAAAATTCCGATGCTTATCACGAGCAGAAAACCTAAGAAACCGATAGCCCATTCGGTGCTTGGTTTGTAGTACATGTAGGAGGTGAATATGGCCAACTCGAAACCGATCGAATCCAACTCCCTGTACTCAAAGTTGCCGGCAAACGGCACACTCATCATCCTCTGAGCAAGAATTGTGAACGAGATAATGCTGCCCCAAAGCAGGAAAAGACGCACGAAAATGAAGGACTTTCGGAAGACCAGAAATAGTAGGTAAGAACCAACCCCGACCGCTCCAATGGCAACAGCTCCAACGCTAAAAGCTCTTTTTACAGCGTGAGGATACCAATGGTCGCCACTTTTACCATATATAATGGTATCATACCGCAGCGTTGGCTCCATGTCGAAATGGGCTGAGGCCAATGCCGTTACAAAATCATAGAAAATATAAAGAATAAGATATGCAGAGGCAAAGAGTAATGATGAACCGATAAGCTCCATCCATTGAACACTCTTTTTTTTATCCGCTACCTTAGGAATCTCCTCTTCAATTCCTTTGGTCTGGTGTAATGATATGAGGTCTTCGAATTCCTCTTCCTCAGAGGTTGGCACTTGATTCATTGCTTGGCCTTGCCTACAATTCGGAGTTTTGCAAACTTCAAAAGCAGCTGTTTGTTCCCAGCACCTTGAAAAGCCACGGTGGCTTTCACATTCGGCATTTCTCCTTCCAAGGCAACTACTTCACCTTTTCCGAATTTATCATGGATAACTTCTGTACCTATCATTATGCGACTTACGTGGTCGCTTGTCCCATCGCCCGTGTCAAGGGTTCCGGGGTTTCGACTGTCATCGTATTTGGTGAGGTTACGTTCTCTCATTGTTGCTTTATGTCCACTTCCTGATCTGGGTGTCAAAGGTCGTTTGAAATCCCTTTGTTTCCAACTGGGTGAAGTTAAGGAATTTTCATTGGAGACTGGTTTTGAACTCGTTACGTTCAAATGTTTTTCTGGGATTTCGTCAATAAAACGACTTGGTTCGCTGTGAACCAAGCTTCCCCAACGAAAACGACTGACCGCATAGCTCAAGTTCACTCTTTTTTCTGCGCGTGTCAGTGCCACGTAGAAAAGTCTGCGCTCTTCCTCCAGATCGCTACGCGAACTCAATGAAAGCTGTGACGGGAACAGGTTCTCTTCCAACCCAACGATGTAAACATATGGGAATTCCAATCCTTTTGAGGCGTGCACGGTCATGAGCGAGACCTTGTTCATCTCGTCAGGGTCATTTTTTGTGTCCGCGTCTGTAAGCAGAGCAATGTCGGCAGTAAACCGGTCCAATGTTTTAGGTTCCGGTTCGGTTATCACTTCGTCTTCTCCCGGAACGTCTTCTACAAATTCCTTCAATCCATTGAGCAATTCCTGAATGTTCTCATATCGGCTCACACCTTCTGGCGATTTATCGGCATGCAATTCGCGAAGCAGGCCGCTTGATGACGCGATCTTCGAACCGAGCTCATAGGCATCCGAACGCTTCAACTCTATTTGAAAACTACGAATGAGATGACTGAAATCTTGCAATTTCTTCGCTGTTCCAGAATTGAATTGGGAA from Flavobacteriales bacterium harbors:
- a CDS encoding TonB-dependent receptor plug domain-containing protein, which translates into the protein MNLLGRLFLMATLLVAPSAFAQTITGKITDESNGELLTGVNIFSQDNVGASSDLDGAYTLKLTPGKHKVTYKFIGYEPITKEFNLKAGETVVHNVKMSTGSTALDLVVVTGSAFEKKVSDEMVTIDVVKDYLMENTAAPDLKAAVAKVPGVTIMDGQASIRGGGGYSYGVGSRVQMVTDNIPLLTGDLKDIQWNAIPMEIVDQIEVVKGASSVLYGSGAMNGVIHVRTGWATDKPETKFRIYSGIYGNPGQKDARWWDKSSSPLFTGAFFSHRRKIKNVDLVIGAHAGSDLSYLQRGQRQEIRGNWKTRVQSVKVKGLSYGLNGSVQYQQSGRFTLWANNTDGAYKPLDGTSSEDKYLFVNVDPWIQYSAGKFGIHTLRSRYYRVERRDVDWEDPSVSNVMYFDYRFQNEFKHKFTVTAGVQYQHIWSYSILYQDQGTLLTHNPSVYAQVEKRFLDRISLLVGVRDEWNNVIGLRKQTSKPIVRAGANFKVAKATNIRMSFGQSFRFPSIGEKFISASLGPIKILPNHDLVAESGWSAELGLKQGFKVSGWRGYFDFALFWTEFKNMVEYRFGLFDDGEPDPIIAFKPFNVTKARVAGVEFGLTGEGKLGPIPVRVYLGYTFNYPADLQADTTQQNVGVYMRNFFSSIKHSDSLTQTLSILKYRTTHVFKSDIEFDVWKFTVGYSCQYYSSINRIDDSFNAFLPGVAEYREAHTNGVWIMNARLLFKVSKSSTFGFITKNFMNEFYSLRPAIMEAPRSFALQYSLTL